The following are encoded in a window of Syngnathus scovelli strain Florida chromosome 4, RoL_Ssco_1.2, whole genome shotgun sequence genomic DNA:
- the lmo1 gene encoding rhombotin-1: MVLDKEEGVPMLSVQPKGKQKGCAGCNRKIKDRYLLKALDKYWHEDCLKCACCDCRLGEVGSTLYTKANLILCRRDYLRLFGTTGNCAACSKLIPAFEMVMRARDNVYHLDCFACQLCNQRFCVGDKFFLKNNMILCQMDYEEGQLNGSFESQVQ; this comes from the exons GTGTGCCGATGCTCTCCGTCCAGCCCAAAGGGAAACAGAAGGGGTGCGCTGGCTGCAATCGCAAGATTAAAGACCGCTACCTACTCAAGGCCCTGGACAAATACTGGCATGAGGACTGTCTCAAATGTGCCTGCTGTGACTGCCGCCTTGGGGAGGTGGGCTCCACCCTTTATACGAAAGCCAACCTTATCCTGTGTCGTCGGGACTACCTGAG GCTCTTTGGTACTACGGGAAACTGCGCAGCCTGCAGTAAACTGATCCCAGCCTTTGAGATGGTGATGAGAGCCAGAGATAATGTTTACCATTTGGACTGTTTTGCCTGTCAGCTTTGTAACCAGAG GTTTTGCGTGGGCGACAAGTTTTTCCTTAAAAACAACATGATTTTGTGTCAAATGGACTATGAGGAGGGTCAGCTGAACGGGAGCTTCGAGTCGCAGGTCCAATAG